A stretch of the Rufibacter tibetensis genome encodes the following:
- a CDS encoding alpha-L-rhamnosidase: MLLSNNLIYIFITLFSALQLSSKGKVAVQVQLQNLRTEMLRNPEGIDAVHPRLSWEILGNQRGTMQTHYHVLVASTPQKLAADEGDLWNSGKVQSNQATYVTYAGAPLKSRREAYWKVKTWTNHGGESAWSEPNYWSMGLLSYGDWEGRWIGMDKASPWDEEDRFARLSARYYRKEFEAPKQIKKAKVYIIGLGLYELFINGQRIGDQVLAPAPTDYTANVKYNTYDVTKQLKSGKNAIGTVLGNGRFYTMRQYKPYKNKTFGYPKMLLNLVIEYTDGTSEKIRTEESWKMTADGPIRTNNEYDGEEYDARKEMPGWNAVGFDDSKWRQAEYVQEPDGEIEAQMNEPMKVMETLKPVSVKLLKPGTYILDMGQNMVGWLKMKVQGKQGDQVTLKFAEVLNEKGELALENIRDAKVTDVYTLKGGGEEVWEPSFVFHGFRYVEVTGYPGKPIVNNFEGRVVYDAMKTVGSFKTSNPIINQVHENSYWSIRGNYKGMPLDCPQRNERQPWLGDRPVQAYGESFVFDNEKLYAKWLDDIQNAQKADGSIPDVAPAFWRYYSDNMTWAGTYLMIADMLHQQYGNVRVIEKHYPFMRKWLQYMESQYMTDGYIMAKDSYGDWCAPPATIEEGRGMNANVKHPSYLISTAYHYHYLQMMQRFARLTGNEGDIKGYQALAEKVRKGFNHEFFIAKDASYGENKLTDNLLALYFRLVPKEQEAALFKTIANIIEVRNKGHLSTGVVGTQWIMRSLTEFGRPDLAYKLATNTTYPSWGYMVENGATTIWELWNGNTAAPTMNSYNHVMMLGDLVSWYYEDLAGIKSDRGQTGFKQIEMKPLMVNGLDFVDASYHSVHGLIKSNWKKEKKRFSWKITVPGNTKAVVYIPARSQNDITESGKAVSSASGVRFLKMEGGRAVFEIGSGDYAFVVK, encoded by the coding sequence ATGCTTTTGAGTAACAACCTTATATACATTTTTATTACGCTGTTTTCTGCACTACAGCTTTCTTCTAAAGGAAAAGTGGCAGTGCAGGTACAGCTGCAGAACCTGCGTACCGAGATGCTGCGGAATCCCGAAGGCATTGATGCGGTTCATCCGCGCCTGAGTTGGGAAATACTGGGCAACCAGCGTGGCACAATGCAGACGCACTACCACGTGTTGGTGGCTTCCACCCCCCAGAAACTTGCCGCTGACGAAGGTGACCTCTGGAACTCGGGCAAGGTACAATCCAACCAGGCCACTTATGTAACCTATGCCGGCGCGCCGCTTAAAAGCCGCAGGGAAGCTTACTGGAAAGTAAAAACGTGGACGAATCACGGCGGCGAAAGCGCCTGGAGCGAGCCCAACTACTGGAGCATGGGCCTGCTGTCCTATGGTGACTGGGAGGGGCGCTGGATTGGCATGGATAAGGCTTCTCCCTGGGATGAGGAAGACAGGTTTGCGCGTCTTTCCGCGCGGTACTACCGCAAGGAATTTGAAGCGCCTAAACAGATCAAAAAGGCCAAAGTGTACATTATCGGCCTTGGCTTATACGAGTTGTTCATCAACGGGCAGCGCATTGGAGACCAGGTACTGGCACCAGCGCCAACGGATTATACTGCTAATGTAAAATACAATACCTACGATGTGACGAAGCAGCTAAAGTCCGGCAAAAATGCTATTGGGACTGTACTAGGCAATGGGCGCTTTTACACCATGAGGCAATACAAGCCCTATAAGAACAAAACCTTTGGCTACCCAAAGATGCTGCTCAACCTGGTGATTGAATACACAGACGGCACTTCGGAAAAAATCCGCACGGAAGAAAGCTGGAAAATGACGGCCGATGGCCCCATTCGTACCAACAATGAGTATGATGGCGAAGAATATGATGCCCGCAAGGAAATGCCCGGCTGGAACGCAGTAGGATTTGACGACTCCAAATGGCGGCAGGCTGAATATGTCCAGGAGCCTGACGGGGAGATTGAAGCGCAAATGAATGAACCCATGAAAGTTATGGAAACCCTGAAACCTGTTTCCGTGAAACTGCTGAAGCCCGGAACCTACATCCTGGACATGGGGCAGAACATGGTGGGTTGGCTGAAAATGAAAGTACAAGGCAAGCAAGGGGACCAAGTGACGTTGAAATTTGCCGAAGTCCTGAACGAGAAAGGTGAACTGGCCCTGGAAAACATACGCGATGCGAAAGTTACCGATGTTTATACCCTGAAAGGTGGCGGAGAAGAAGTGTGGGAGCCGTCATTCGTCTTCCATGGGTTTCGCTATGTAGAAGTGACAGGTTATCCGGGTAAGCCTATCGTCAATAATTTCGAAGGCCGGGTAGTGTACGATGCCATGAAAACGGTTGGAAGTTTTAAAACCTCCAACCCCATCATTAACCAGGTGCACGAAAATTCCTACTGGAGTATCAGAGGAAATTACAAGGGGATGCCCTTGGATTGCCCGCAGCGCAACGAGCGGCAGCCCTGGCTCGGCGACCGCCCTGTCCAAGCCTATGGCGAAAGCTTTGTCTTCGATAATGAAAAGCTGTATGCCAAGTGGCTGGACGACATTCAGAATGCCCAGAAAGCTGATGGGTCTATTCCGGATGTGGCTCCTGCTTTCTGGCGCTACTATAGCGACAACATGACCTGGGCAGGAACCTACCTGATGATCGCCGATATGCTGCACCAGCAATATGGAAATGTAAGAGTGATAGAGAAGCATTATCCATTCATGAGGAAGTGGCTGCAATATATGGAGAGCCAATATATGACAGACGGCTATATCATGGCGAAAGACAGTTATGGCGACTGGTGTGCACCTCCGGCTACCATTGAAGAAGGCAGAGGCATGAACGCAAACGTAAAGCATCCCAGTTATCTGATTTCTACAGCCTATCATTATCATTATTTGCAGATGATGCAGCGTTTTGCCCGCCTCACCGGCAATGAAGGAGATATTAAAGGATACCAGGCCCTGGCTGAAAAGGTGAGAAAAGGCTTCAACCATGAATTCTTCATTGCCAAGGATGCCTCCTATGGCGAGAATAAATTAACGGATAACCTGCTGGCCCTGTATTTCAGGCTGGTGCCAAAGGAGCAGGAGGCCGCTTTGTTCAAGACCATTGCCAACATCATTGAAGTGCGGAACAAAGGACACCTAAGCACCGGTGTGGTCGGAACCCAATGGATCATGCGGAGCCTGACCGAATTCGGGCGGCCTGATCTTGCTTATAAGCTGGCCACCAACACCACCTACCCTAGCTGGGGCTATATGGTAGAAAATGGGGCTACCACCATCTGGGAATTATGGAATGGCAATACCGCCGCTCCAACCATGAATTCCTACAACCATGTCATGATGCTGGGTGATCTGGTGAGCTGGTATTATGAAGATCTGGCGGGGATTAAATCAGACAGGGGGCAGACGGGATTCAAGCAGATAGAAATGAAGCCCCTGATGGTTAACGGTTTGGATTTTGT